One stretch of Gammaproteobacteria bacterium DNA includes these proteins:
- a CDS encoding PIN domain-containing protein, protein MVLFDPDFLIWIQRGNPKALKRITRTDSSAISVQTYLEFMHYARNKSQQRIIRDFFYEVGIPILPFTPNIGHRAMAYVDTYALSFGLRAGDAIIAATAVENNLMLTPGNAKHFQHILGIAVQGVPGLKTQLLSTDDDISPPTAWRRD, encoded by the coding sequence ATGGTGCTGTTCGATCCCGATTTTCTGATCTGGATTCAGCGCGGAAACCCAAAGGCGCTCAAACGCATTACCCGAACCGACTCGTCCGCCATATCGGTGCAGACGTATCTGGAGTTCATGCACTATGCGAGGAACAAGAGCCAACAACGCATTATCAGGGATTTCTTCTATGAGGTGGGAATACCGATACTGCCGTTCACCCCGAACATCGGGCATCGCGCCATGGCATATGTCGACACTTATGCGCTATCATTCGGCCTTCGCGCCGGGGACGCGATCATCGCCGCGACGGCGGTAGAAAACAACCTCATGTTGACACCAGGAAACGCGAAGCACTTCCAGCACATCTTAGGAATTGCAGTTCAAGGCGTTCCGGGCCTGAAGACGCAATTGCTGAGCACTGACGACGATATATCCCCGCCGACGGCCTGGAGGCGCGATTAA